Genomic segment of Drosophila biarmipes strain raj3 chromosome 2L, RU_DBia_V1.1, whole genome shotgun sequence:
AGGGGAagttaaaaagtaaacaaccATTATGCACTCCACATAAAGATGGGGCTCGGAGCTGGGGATTCTAGGAGTGCGATGCTATCGAGAGGGTAAATGGCAGTTGGGCAGCATAAACACATTTTACGGGCCCACTCCCttgcccacacacacagcgaaaaaataaacaatttcatAAGATATGCGGAAAAAATGGAAGAACAGCGTTGGAAAATATCTGAATATTTCTGCTGGGGCCGAGGGGAAAAGGACAACCGCAGGAGGAAAGCGGAAAatgcaaagcaaacaaaacattttcagatggtggaaaaaaggaaaatcaagGCGAGCCGGGCGACGAGACACTTTGCCGCCAACGCAAATATACCCCAAAATGTGGGCAGGGAAAACAGGAATGGACTTCGCCAACAGTGTTGACCGAAAATATTGAATACTTAAcatagatttttttaatcttaaaggcatataatatttagattcttaatttcaaaatatattatttattaaaaataaatatttttattttgtaacgaaaaatatttcaaacaaaATGCATAAATGAGGCATTCTCTGCAAATCCAGACATTCAAAGTTGTTAGCCAAGCATTAAAACGGATAAATTTAGGTTGCCACCCTATAATTAGGGTGAAAAGTCTTTAAGAAGCTATAACTTTTAAGTGAATGAACTGATTGTTATGCAACACATGTCTTTCTTGTAAAAAACACTTCACATTACCCATTTTATATTTGATGTCTTACTTTTCACTACAAAATCTCAGTTCTATACAGAAATCCTATCTAGAAATGTGCCGAACTTCCAGCACCGTCTCGGAAAAGTGTGAAGCAGGGCCAGACTGTACGAAAAGAGAGTGAAAAGCAGGAAAGGACCGGAAACCGGGGGCGACAAGCAGAAATGGCGACATCGTTGGCCACTCAGCGGCGTTTGACACTTGAAGCAAATGACAATGTGGCCGGCAAGGACAACGTAAGGACAACGACAAAGAGCACAACAagggcaaaacaaaaacacaaaccaagaaaacaaaaagtgggAAGGCAAGCagacataaatatttcaattttggTTCGAAAAATGTCACTtatgcatacatatatgcACGGCATTTAAGTGCGTAAAGTAAAGATGAAACATTGAGCGggcataaaattaaatccaCACTCAAGCATACAAAGAGGCGGGTTGTTGAAGTGAACCAGTACCAAGCTGCTGATATGGCGAAATggggaaatattaaaaaaaacgaagaagGGAAAGCATCTGCGAGCCCGAACAGTcgtaaataaatggaaaacccGTGGCCTGTGATGGCCCCTAAATGGGGAAAGTAAATGTTCTGGTCGTGGTTCGTTTGAGCTTGGaactcaaaaaagaaaaatatattagcaTATGTAACAGCAATAATGCCTGACTTATGCCCTTGTCTCTTACATCTAAAATTAacttacaaatttaataatgtCTAATGGCCAAAGTCCAAGGAAATATAAGATTTAATGCCAACAAAGACATTTAGTTTTCTACTTTGGAATATTAACCTGCTGACAGTTTCTTATCGTTAAGTCTCGTTTATATCTGGTCAGCGTTTTTCCTCATCGTCTTGTGGTCACGCCCCTCGTtacgcccacgcccactcaTATGGCATGCAATTGGCAATGCAACTCCCCTGTCAATCAAGTGACAGCCACCCAGCCATCGGAAAACCTCCTTGCCCTTTGTTATTCCGCATTTGGGAGGGAGGAGCCCTCCGGTAAAAACTGCTTATCAATGAATTGCAGAACAGCATAGTAGCCATATCGCAACTTTCCCATAAGCAGATGTATACGTATGGGAATCCGTGGAGAGATTGGCTGAAAGACATTTGCATGTGTAGCTGCTTGTTGGCTGGCTGGGGCTTTTTGTTGCAGCATTGACATTTACGCAACATGTCCCTGTTGCATGtttgcaatttgcatttgcaaatAGTTGCCAAAACGAACATCAAATGCGGCTTGACGGAGCGGCAGGATCACAAAGTGCAAGTTGGAGCGCTATGACACTCTGAAAAAATGGTACTTCAGTCAGGGATTTTTTTAGAACTTATATAATCACTTTATATAATCACTTTTTAtcttaaatgattaaaaatatattgtctAGCATTAGTTAgttcgatttattttttttaaagctctCTTGCTTACTTaacaaaattttgtttaatgcgcGGATGCCCAAGTATTCAGTATACCTATGGATTATTGACATaagacaattttttaatttcaccaaaAGTTCCTGCATTCCAAAATTTTCAATATGCTGGTTCCAAGCCTCAAAAAAGTCCGGGAACTTAACATTTTTCCGCCGAACCGCTTTTCTGACTGTACTGCCGTCAGTCTGACTTTTCCGAACGAAAGTTTGTAAATATGCATGCAAATTTCGCCCGTTCTgggtttttttgtttcaattttGGCCGCCTAGAGTAAGCATTTGTGTGGGTGGCCTGGGAGGTGATTTTCTCCGCAGTTTTAGTTACagttttcggtttcggtttcatGTTTGCCATGTTGCGGCATCCCGTGTAGCCCGGTTTTGTTGTTTGCCTCTTGGCATGCATTTTGATAGCTTCCCCCACCCGAACTGTGGCGTTTTCATAAATGCAGATACAATATGCGAGTGTAGCTCTTTGTATCACAGCTGGTGTGTGGGTGTGCTATGAATTGGAATATTGGCCATATTGATAACCACACAACGACAGCAACTAACTGGTCTAGTTGGGGATAACATCAATATTCTATTTTTTGCCAGGAgcatttttcatttgaatcCCATCTCGAGCGTTAATTTGCATTCTCGAAATGCCACAAGGCTGCCACTGAGTCTCTGGTGCtgttttttccccatttttggGGTATTAGCATATTGAAATTTGATCTGTGTGTATATTAGTGTGTCAGTTTGCTTTCTCGTCAATTAAAGCATACATTTCCCATGatgattttccatttttcatcTGGCTTTGCAGGCTCATTTGCTTTTGAATATTAGAAATTCGTTACGGTTGTGTTTCCAAAATGGATATTTGAGAGCAATTAAGTGTGCCCTGAATTCTTTGAATTTAACACATTATTTAAGTTAAAGTTTAAATTCAGCTTAGATATACCCCATTTCTGTACTTCCTTTGAAGCAATTACCAATGTATTTCCCATCAAAAAAACGTTGTTCCACAGCAAGGATTAATAGATAAAAGTTGTTCTGCCATAACTTTTTGTGGCTGCAAACACTTTAGCTAACTAAGCTCGTTCAAAAGTGCTGACGAACAACGTAGAataattttaagctttttattGCTGGGAAAAGTGTTCTCAAAACATCTTCAACCAGAAAGAGCAATTAAAAAACTGTTGGTTTCATTCCGGCAAAtcacttaaaattattaacaaaCTTTGGCCTGGCAGGCCTGGCCTAAAAGCCGACCAAATGAAGTTAGCCATTTTCAATCTGCTGCCATGACCAAACATAAAGGAAACTTCAAGGAAATCCCACACACTCCAGCCCAGATAAGAAAATCCGGGGGCAGGGATTACCGCCGGGGTGGGTAAGTGCAAATCAGGAAAAAGTGCGTCAAGTTTTTCCCCAGGTCTTTTTTCGCTTTCCTTTTGCTGACTTAACAACATACAAATGATGAAAATGAATGACTACATCCTTGGAGCagtgaatgaatgaatgagtgAGTACATGAATAAATGCATGAACTGATGTTTGCATGTGGAACGCGATGCTGAAAGCAGCTTACTCACGTTTGTGTAATCAGTGTGAAACCAGCGCAGACCAAAGAAaagggaaaaaggaaaacccaGGCCAAAGAATAAGGCAGGGGAAAAGAGTCTAACGAATCACAGATACCACTTGGTAAAACTGTTTACCATTTCCAAATTAGTTTTCCTGCTTTTTGGAGTATtgaaaaagtaataaatataatatggaACCagctttaattatttcaatgtagatttaattttaaataagatgTTCTTCAACAGAAGA
This window contains:
- the LOC108034367 gene encoding LOW QUALITY PROTEIN: uncharacterized protein LOC108034367 (The sequence of the model RefSeq protein was modified relative to this genomic sequence to represent the inferred CDS: inserted 1 base in 1 codon; deleted 1 base in 1 codon; substituted 1 base at 1 genomic stop codon); the protein is MQINARDGIQMKNAPGKNRILMLSPTRPVSCCRCVVINMANIPIHSTPTHQLXYKELHSHIVSAFMKTPQFGWGKXIKMHAKRQTTKPGYTGCRNMANMKPKPKTVTKTAEKITSQATHTNAYSRRPKLKQKNPERAKFACIFTNFRSEKSD